The following DNA comes from Fervidibacillus albus.
GGCTTCGATTTGACGGTTCGTAATCCAAGATGCTTCTAATGCTTGTAAACCGTATTCGCCGAACGATACCGTCGTACCGCCTTTTGCACGGCCACGCATTTTACCACGATGTTCCCGGCGGTATTTTACTCGTTTTGGCATTAACATGATTAGTTTCCTCCTTCCTCAGACTTTTTCTTTGTAGGAAGAACTTCTCCACGATAAATCCATACTTTTACGCCAAGTTTTCCGTAAGTCGTATCTGCCTCAACATGGGCATAATCGATATCCGCGCGAAGAGTATGGAGCGGAACTGTTCCTTCGCTATAATGTTCAGAACGGGCAATATCTGCACCACCAAGGCGTCCTGAAACCATCGTTTTAATTCCTTTTGCACCTGCACGCATCGTTCTTTGGATCGCTTGTTTTTGAGCACGACGGAAAGAAATCCGATTTTCCAATTGACGAGCGATGTTTTCAGCAACTAATTTGGCGTCAAGGTCTGCCTTTTTAATTTCAACGATGTTAATGTGAACTTTCTTACCTGTTAATTCGTTTAATGCTTTTCGAAGTGCTTCGACTTCCGAACCACCTTTACCGATAACCATCCCTGGTTTTGCCGTATTGATCGTGATATTCACACGGTTTGCGGCACGTTCGATTTCAACACCGGATACGGAAGCATCCTTTAAACGGTTCTCTATAAATTCACGAATTTTAATATCTTCGTGTAA
Coding sequences within:
- the rpsC gene encoding 30S ribosomal protein S3 → MGQKVSPVGLRVGIIRDWESRWYAEKDYADLLHEDIKIREFIENRLKDASVSGVEIERAANRVNITINTAKPGMVIGKGGSEVEALRKALNELTGKKVHINIVEIKKADLDAKLVAENIARQLENRISFRRAQKQAIQRTMRAGAKGIKTMVSGRLGGADIARSEHYSEGTVPLHTLRADIDYAHVEADTTYGKLGVKVWIYRGEVLPTKKKSEEGGN